A genomic segment from Sander vitreus isolate 19-12246 chromosome 3, sanVit1, whole genome shotgun sequence encodes:
- the LOC144514760 gene encoding LOW QUALITY PROTEIN: high mobility group protein B1-like (The sequence of the model RefSeq protein was modified relative to this genomic sequence to represent the inferred CDS: deleted 1 base in 1 codon): MERSKMGKDLRKPKGKMSSYAYFVQTCREEHKKKHPEASVNFAEFSKKCSERWKTMSQKERGNFEDMAKQDKVRYEREMKNYDPPKGPEEKRFKDPNAPKRPPSAFFIFCADFRPKVKSEHPGLTIGDTAKKLGEMWNSSSAENKQPYERKAAKLKEKYDKDIVAYRTKGTVETASAAAADDDDDDDEEEDDDDDDDDE; the protein is encoded by the exons ATGGAG CGATCCAAGATGGGAAAGGATCTGAGGAAGCCGAAAGGCAAAATGTCCTCATATGCCTACTTTGTgcaaacatgcagagaggagcATAAGAAGAAACATCCTGAAGCATCTGTCAACTTTGCAGAGTTCTCCAAGAAATGCTCTGAGCGATggaag acaatgtcacag aaagaaagaggCAATTTTGAAGATATGGCCAAACAAGACAAGGTGCGTTATGAGAGGGAAATGAAGAATTATGATCCCCCCAAAGGGCCAGAAGAGAAGCGATTCAAGGACCCCAATGCCCCCAAGAGACCACC GTCTGCATTCTTCATATTCTGTGCAGACTTTCGCCCCAAGGTAAAAAGTGAGCATCCTGGACTTACGATTGGGGACACGGCAAAGAAGTTGGGAGAGATGTGGAACAGCTCATCAGCAGAGAACAAGCAGCCGTATGAGAGGAAGGCTGCCAAGTTGAAGGAGAAATACGACAAG GATATTGTTGCTTACCGTACTAAGGGCACAGTGGAAACGgcatctgctgctgcagcagacgatgatgacgacgacgatgaagaggaagatgacGACGATGATGACGACGATGAATAG
- the LOC144512364 gene encoding testis-expressed protein 26-like gives MTTKEGKPWWDPYETSHRRQFVYRPNSAAEILLCPTSTSFIDSNSQSIPFGSTVYSKEFCWKPACKPECIRTGTASRQRRNNPHPSQSFIMWRLPRDATQSSEYVSFPWNCPPSEENIRKALTAQYSSIYRCDYMGMPQGHGHIKQAERRLTPLHSRREMPLSTDTEMRDNYRQPKQKPELLGNYSHYSCSTHPNMACRGIVPTVVQRHTQQKRSDLTNYDCGKRVTDVTCVIKSLLPQELQQLHRILPEEEKEAVRTVLSKDVYPNNNEKVYKLPAVVLKSCSPERISSWPGPL, from the exons ATGACAACCAAAG AGGGAAAACCGTGGTGGGATCCATATGAAACATCTCATAGAAGACAATTTGTCTACCGTCCAAACTCAGCTGCAGAGATTCTGCT GTGCCCAACGTCAACTTCATTTATAGACTCCAATTCACAGTCTATACCTTTTGGTTCAACTGTGTACAGCAAGGAGTTTTGCTGGAAGCCAGCCTGCAAACCTGAATGCATTCGCACAGGAACCGCCTCAAGGCAGAGGAGAAACAACCCACATCCTAGTCAG TCTTTCATCATGTGGAGGCTGCCTAGGGACGCCACACAAAGCTCTGAGTATGTCAGCTTTCCTTGGAACTGTCCCCCATCTGAGGAGAACATCCGTAAGGCCTTGACAGCACAGTACAGCTCCATCTACAGATGTGACTACATGGGTATGCCTCAAG GACATGGTCATATTAAACAAGCAGAAAGAAGACTTACACCTCTGCACAGCAGGCGTGAAATGCCGCTGTCTACTGATACAGAGATGAGGGACAATTACCGCCAGCCAAAGCAAAAACCTGAACTGCTGGGCAACTACTCACACTACAGCTGCAGCACACATCCTAACATGGCCTGTCGTGGTATAG TTCCAACTGTTGTGCAAAGGCACACTCAGCAGAAAAGATCAGATTTGACCAACTACGACTGTGGAAAGAGAGTCACTGATGTCACATGTGTGATAAAGTCTCTGCTGCcccaggagctgcagcaattaCACAGAATTCTACCTGAGGAGG AAAAGGAGGCTGTAAGAACAGTTTTGAGTAAAGATGTGTACCCAAACAACAATGAGAAAGTGTATAAACTCCCAGCGGTTGTGCTTAAGTCCTGCTCACCAGAGAGGATATCAAGCTGGCCAGGACCTCTCTGA